Genomic segment of Drosophila simulans strain w501 chromosome 2R, Prin_Dsim_3.1, whole genome shotgun sequence:
ATGAGCTAcgtaatatattatattcgCAACGGAGGAAAGCGACAAACGTCAAACAGCCGCGACTAAAaaaacaacatgaaattgtAGAGGTGGAGAAACATCGATGACCCCCGATGCTTAATCGATTAGCAAAAGTTTTCTGTAATCGTTTGGTACTTGCCAGTGATGGGCCAGCATTGTTGACGCAAACCCTGGTTTGAAACTCCGGTGccagaaatatatttacatttagtCTTACAAAAAAGTTGATGAtccgaaaaatattttacttttcttgtttttgtgttttattttttatcattaaatatttattgctttttatatagttttaatGGCGATACACATTTATATACTAATACTAACCAAGAAATTATGTATTGCCTTGgacacaaacatttttttagaAGCTTTGGCTCtacagaaaatcaaaataatgtGATCAATTACAAAGACATTGCATCTTACTGAATTCCAAGCGACTCTTCGTCTACGACCTTCAATTAAAGCTACACTCCGTTTGGATCCGCAATCGATCCTTCACAAGCCGTATGGGTTGAATTATCTCGAGCTGCTTTTGATCTCGAATTATGGTGACTTCCTGGGAGGTTTCGACCCCTAAATCAAACGGTTGTTCATACGTGTGAGACAGTCAAATTTCACGGTTATTCGTAATAGTTTGCTTACCCTGGTATTAGCAGTTTTAGAACGCTaggctttaaaataaaaagcgcGAATATGATAGTACCCTGGGACCAGTTAAAGTAGTCAGCCACCTTTAAAGCCTCAGCCCAAGCTTGCTGTTTGGTCATCAAAAAGGATAATATCTCAAAGCTCCACGACAAGCCCATGATGATAAAAAGTCGCAGGAATATAGTAAACCTGTAAAAGATTACAAAAAGTGTCAATTGACATTATAGGCAATTTctaataatgaaatataattacaattgTTGGTCATTTAGCTGTTGGTTTGTTTCTTGCTTTTTGGCGAAGCCATTCACACTGTGCTTTACGTTATATATGTCAAGCGCCGAAAGGACAAACATTGTTATGTTGAAAGCGATTAGCAACAGCATCGGGCCATAGAAGTAGATCATGACAGTCATATCCCCAGCTGTTGGTTAACAAAACGAGTTACACCGCAGTTCTAATTATAGGAATAATAACTTACTGTAGATCCAACAATTATTGCCGATGCCCACGCGGGGTCTCAAATTCTCGTCATCAACTACCTGGTCAGCTATATAGGTGATTGCAGTCATGAGTAGCGGTATGCCCCAGGCATATATGTTGTAAGCACGGAACGGATTATCTGGCAGGAATCGGTTCAAACCGTTAGAGGGTGTACTGAACGTAATCCGCAAGTGTATTCCAATCACAGAAAGCCAAAAGAACGCGGCCATGACGGAGAAGTAGCCCATGAACCCTGATCATGATATCGGAATGTCAAATTAGTCATTCTCTATCTTGTAATCGCCATAAGCAAACCTGCTGTAACGCAGAAGTCGGAGGAGTATTTCCACACGTTGAGGAGCAGGAAGAGATAGCCCAGGAACAAGGAGGCCAAGTAGCAAATGAAACACTTTCCGTGCAGGTTGCGAAGCTTCTTGACATAGAGGTACACGCTGATCGTTAG
This window contains:
- the LOC6734905 gene encoding probable G-protein coupled receptor Mth-like 4 isoform X2, giving the protein MFFVLVVPFKPCKMRIIDVLLIAVLFLLMPKSNAEIPGCDFFDTVDISKAQRFSNGSYLYDGLLIPAHLTAKYDYKLLANDSKEEVASHVRGCACHLRPCIRFCCPQYQKMDSGVCYGDMSEDELNKHDPFVNVTLSDGSVVRRHFKDLIVQSDLAKPGCPKMYVMHHELPGNEFTLFENGSLLRHWDNAELSKREYCVQHHSLKADSIRIAPHFCPLSSEHSRTWKTVAIVISMICIILTISVYLYVKKLRNLHGKCFICYLASLFLGYLFLLLNVWKYSSDFCVTAGFMGYFSVMAAFFWLSVIGIHLRITFSTPSNGLNRFLPDNPFRAYNIYAWGIPLLMTAITYIADQVVDDENLRPRVGIGNNCWIYTGDMTVMIYFYGPMLLLIAFNITMFVLSALDIYNVKHSVNGFAKKQETNQQLNDQQLFTIFLRLFIIMGLSWSFEILSFLMTKQQAWAEALKVADYFNWSQGTIIFALFILKPSVLKLLIPGGRNLPGSHHNSRSKAARDNSTHTACEGSIADPNGV
- the LOC6734905 gene encoding probable G-protein coupled receptor Mth-like 4 isoform X1 produces the protein MTQFFVFDDHKLKFSFEFCGDHFATIFLNKMRIIDVLLIAVLFLLMPKSNAEIPGCDFFDTVDISKAQRFSNGSYLYDGLLIPAHLTAKYDYKLLANDSKEEVASHVRGCACHLRPCIRFCCPQYQKMDSGVCYGDMSEDELNKHDPFVNVTLSDGSVVRRHFKDLIVQSDLAKPGCPKMYVMHHELPGNEFTLFENGSLLRHWDNAELSKREYCVQHHSLKADSIRIAPHFCPLSSEHSRTWKTVAIVISMICIILTISVYLYVKKLRNLHGKCFICYLASLFLGYLFLLLNVWKYSSDFCVTAGFMGYFSVMAAFFWLSVIGIHLRITFSTPSNGLNRFLPDNPFRAYNIYAWGIPLLMTAITYIADQVVDDENLRPRVGIGNNCWIYTGDMTVMIYFYGPMLLLIAFNITMFVLSALDIYNVKHSVNGFAKKQETNQQLNDQQLFTIFLRLFIIMGLSWSFEILSFLMTKQQAWAEALKVADYFNWSQGTIIFALFILKPSVLKLLIPGGRNLPGSHHNSRSKAARDNSTHTACEGSIADPNGV